From Rutidosis leptorrhynchoides isolate AG116_Rl617_1_P2 chromosome 3, CSIRO_AGI_Rlap_v1, whole genome shotgun sequence, a single genomic window includes:
- the LOC139898295 gene encoding protein YIP4b-like: MSYTNPNERDTIPLNQSSQSDIDEIENLMNSTITHTVLPARPPSPPRASIPISSSPFISSNLPPPTPQPSTKPPPSVPAVPPPNSVPPVTGFGSPPNTLTEPVWDTVKRDLSRIVSNLKLVVFPNPFREDPGKALRDWDLWGPFFFIVFLGLVLSWSASVKKSEVFAVAFALLATGAIILTLNVLLLGGHIIFFQSLSLLGYCLFPLDVGALICMLKDNVILKIVVVCVALSWSAWAAYPFISMAVNPRRKALALYPVLLMYVSVGFLIIAID; the protein is encoded by the exons ATGTCATACACCAATCCCAACGAACGTGACACCATCCCATTAAACCAATCATCCCAATCCGACATCGATGAAATCGAAAACCTAATGAATTCCACAATCACTCACACCGTCCTACCGGCCCGGCCACCGTCTCCACCGCGTGCTTCAATCCCGATCTCATCATCTCCCTTCATCTCCTCCAACCTTCCTCCACCGACGCCGCAACCGTCGACAAAACCACCGCCGTCTGTCCCCGCCGTTCCTCCGCCAAACTCCGTTCCACCGGTGACCGGATTCGGATCGCCACCGAATACGCTAACTGAACCTGTTTGGGATACGGTGAAACGAGATCTGTCACGGATTGTTAGTAATTTGAAATTAGTTGTGTTTCCGAATCCGTTTCGTGAAGATCCGGGAAAAGCGCTGAGAGATTGGGATCTGTGGGGCCCGTTCTTCTTCATTGTGTTTTTAGGGCTTGTTTTATCATGGTCTGCTTCTGTTAAGAAG TCTGAAGTATTTGCAGTGGCCTTTGCACTACTTGCAACAGGTGCTATCATTCTGACATTGAACGTCCTGTTACTG GGTGGTCATATAATCTTCTTCCAAAGTCTGAGCCTATTGGGTTACTGTTTATTCCCTCTTGACGTTGGAGCCCTAATTTGCATGTTGAAGGATAATGTGATTTTAAAGATTGTGGTGGTGTGTGTTGCGTTGTCATGGAGTGCATGGGCTGCTTATCCATTCATAAGCATGGCTGTTAACCCTAGAAGAAAAGCGCTTGCACTTTACCCTGTTCTACTCATGTATGTATCTGTCGGTTTTCTTATCATTGCCATTGATTAG
- the LOC139901868 gene encoding uncharacterized protein, producing MSQNKNNKWNLLHGFKTVVKKVTFLMNSNISRWRLVSSFTGGRSFRRLSFGEKLGMTAIVSSSDDEEEEDNLKCCDSGSSSKELKTTKSFRVQRTTTFREEEDVDKRAEMFIENFHRQLRYERQVSLQLRYKRDTTVGSSNSGYQ from the coding sequence ATGTCACAAAACAAAAATAACAAATGGAACTTGTTACACGGGTTTAAAACCGTCGTAAAAAAGGTCACGTTCCTCATGAACTCTAACATAAGTCGATGGCGGCTAGTATCTTCTTTTACGGGTGGAAGAAGTTTTCGGCGATTGAGCTTTGGTGAAAAATTAGGGATGACCGCGATTGTGTCATCGTCAGATGATGAAGAAGAGGAAGATAATTTGAAGTGTTGTGATTCGGGTTCGTCTTCTAAGGAGTTGAAGACGACAAAAAGCTTTCGTGTACAAAGAACCACGACTTTTCGTGAAGAAGAGGATGTCGATAAGAGAGCTGAGATGTTTATTGAGAATTTTCATCGGCAATTACGATATGAAAGACAAGTTTCGTTACAACTTAGGTATAAAAGAGACACTACTGTTGGATCATCTAATTCTGGTTATCAATAA
- the LOC139898297 gene encoding xyloglucan endotransglucosylase/hydrolase protein 24-like, which produces MAIFYSSFYSRIGTTSLLLIFTFQLFMLIYHVGAVNLNQNFDITWGGGRGKITGDVLTLSLDKISGSGFQSKNEYLFGRIDMQLKLVPGNSAGTVTAYYLSSQGPTHDEIDFEFLGNSTGEPYTLHTNIYTQGKGEREQQFRMWFDPTSNFHNYSILWTPQTIVFLVDETPVREFKNMESIGVPFPKHQRMRLYSSLWNADQWATQGGLVKTDWTQAPFTASYRNFNVKGGFLSQLDSTRNQKLNWVRKNHMIYNYCTDTKRFPHGFPPECAITGSG; this is translated from the exons ATGGCAATTTTTTATTCATCATTTTACTCACGAATTGGAACCACAAGTTTACTTCTTATATTCACATTTCAACTCTTTATGCTTATTTATCACGTTGGAGCCGTAAACCTTAACCAGAATTTCGACATAACTTGGGGTGGTGGCCGAGGTAAGATCACAGGCGATGTTCTTACGTTGTCTTTAGATAAAATATCCGGGTCGGGTTTTCAATCGAAAAATGAGTATCTATTTGGAAGAATCGACATGCAACTAAAGCTTGTGCCTGGGAATTCTGCTGGAACTGTCACCGCTTATTAT TTGTCATCACAGGGACCGACTCATGACGAAATAGACTTCGAGTTCTTAGGTAATTCTACTGGCGAACCGTACACACTTCACACCAATATCTACACCCAAGGCAAAGGTGAAAGAGAACAACAATTTCGAATGTGGTTTGATCCGACTTCTAATTTCCATAATTATTCCATACTTTGGACTCCCCAAACCATTGT GTTTCTTGTAGATGAAACACCGGTAAGGGAATTCAAGAACATGGAATCAATCGGTGTACCATTTCCAAAACACCAACGTATGAGGCTATATTCAAGTTTGTGGAACGCAGACCAGTGGGCAACACAAGGTGGTTTAGTCAAGACCGATTGGACCCAAGCCCCATTCACGGCTTCATATCGCAATTTTAACGTTAAAGGTGGCTTCTTATCGCAATTGGATTCAACTCGCAACCAGAAACTAAATTGGGTTCGAAAGAATCATATGATCTACAATTACTGCACCGATACCAAACGATTTCCTCATGGATTCCCACCTGAATGTGCAATTACGGGTTCTGGCTAG